One region of Armatimonadota bacterium genomic DNA includes:
- a CDS encoding 50S ribosomal protein L25 — QPVSEVTVKALPDKIPSHIDVDISHLELGDAVHVGDLQIPEGVEILAPPAESMIVSVKLPHVRVEEVAPVEEAEEGAEPAEGAEEAPAAEAEQSE; from the coding sequence AGCAGCCGGTGAGCGAAGTGACGGTCAAGGCCCTGCCGGACAAGATTCCGAGCCACATTGACGTGGACATCTCGCATCTCGAGCTCGGCGACGCCGTGCACGTCGGGGACCTGCAGATCCCGGAGGGAGTCGAGATACTCGCCCCGCCCGCGGAGAGCATGATCGTCAGCGTCAAGCTGCCGCACGTCCGCGTCGAAGAGGTCGCCCCCGTCGAGGAAGCGGAGGAAGGCGCGGAGCCTGCAGAGGGCGCCGAGGAGGCGCCGGCCGCGGAGGCCGAGCAGTCCGAGTAG